The Spirosoma radiotolerans genome has a window encoding:
- a CDS encoding bifunctional 3,4-dihydroxy-2-butanone-4-phosphate synthase/GTP cyclohydrolase II, producing MSNNSTNSETTAQNPGNTIDLNPIRLDRIEDAIADIKAGKIVLVVDDEDRENEGDMICAAEMITPEMVNFMVREARGLMCAPLTQERCDELGLDMMVTSNTSVHTTPFTVSVDLLGNGCTTGISASDRSKTIQALVDPNTTPDDLGRPGHIFPLRAVEGGVIRRAGHTEAAVDLARLAGLSPVGVLIEVLNEDGTMARLPELRVLADRFGMKLVSIQDLIEYRLRTETLIRREIGVDMPTEWGHFDLIAYKQSNTGDTHLALIKGSWEPNEPVLVRVHSSCVTGDIFGSCRCDCGPQLHASMKMVEAEGKGIVVYMFQEGRGIGLINKLKAYKLQEMGRDTVEANLDLGLPMDSRDYGVGAQILRDLGVRKLRLISNNPKKRAGLMGYGLEIVDTVPIEIQPNPHNERYLRTKRDKMGHTIMNEPVNEEQ from the coding sequence ATGAGCAATAATAGTACCAACTCTGAAACCACCGCCCAAAATCCGGGAAATACTATCGACCTAAATCCCATTCGGCTGGATCGTATCGAAGACGCCATTGCCGACATCAAGGCGGGTAAGATTGTCCTGGTGGTCGATGATGAAGACCGCGAAAACGAAGGTGACATGATCTGCGCGGCCGAGATGATAACCCCTGAAATGGTTAATTTCATGGTTCGCGAGGCCCGCGGCCTTATGTGTGCGCCCCTTACCCAGGAACGTTGCGACGAACTAGGTTTAGACATGATGGTGACCAGTAATACGTCCGTTCACACCACGCCGTTCACGGTATCGGTCGATTTGCTGGGCAATGGCTGTACAACCGGCATTTCCGCTTCCGATCGCTCCAAGACTATTCAGGCTCTGGTAGACCCCAACACAACACCCGATGATTTGGGCCGACCCGGTCACATTTTCCCACTACGTGCCGTAGAAGGGGGCGTTATCCGTCGGGCAGGACATACCGAAGCGGCCGTTGATTTGGCCCGGCTAGCCGGTTTGTCGCCGGTGGGTGTCCTGATTGAAGTCTTGAACGAAGACGGCACCATGGCCCGCCTGCCAGAGCTACGCGTGCTGGCCGACCGTTTCGGGATGAAGCTCGTCAGCATCCAGGATTTGATTGAATACCGGCTCCGCACCGAAACCTTAATCCGTCGCGAAATTGGCGTGGATATGCCGACTGAATGGGGCCACTTCGATCTGATTGCCTACAAACAAAGCAATACCGGCGATACCCACCTGGCGCTGATAAAAGGCAGTTGGGAACCCAACGAACCAGTGCTGGTGCGGGTACACTCGTCCTGCGTTACGGGCGACATCTTTGGTTCGTGCCGTTGCGACTGCGGGCCACAACTCCATGCATCCATGAAAATGGTTGAAGCGGAGGGAAAAGGCATTGTTGTGTATATGTTTCAGGAAGGGCGTGGCATTGGCTTGATCAATAAACTGAAAGCCTACAAGCTTCAGGAAATGGGCCGCGATACGGTTGAGGCCAACCTCGATTTAGGCCTGCCAATGGACTCCCGCGATTATGGTGTAGGTGCACAAATCCTGCGCGACCTTGGCGTTCGTAAACTCCGGCTCATTTCAAACAACCCGAAAAAACGGGCGGGCTTAATGGGTTACGGGCTGGAAATTGTGGATACCGTCCCCATCGAAATCCAGCCGAATCCGCACAATGAACGCTACCTGCGAACAAAACGCGACAAAATGGGTCATACGATTATGAATGAGCCCGTAAATGAAGAGCAATAA
- the trxA gene encoding thioredoxin gives MNKQSFKELINGDKPVLVDFYADWCGPCKQQAPILKQLTERSGDKVRVVKIDVDKAQAAAQQYQIRSIPTMIMFKDGKIVWRQSGVQPLTTLEGLVRQFGN, from the coding sequence ATGAACAAGCAATCGTTTAAAGAGCTTATCAACGGCGACAAACCAGTATTGGTTGACTTTTACGCCGATTGGTGCGGGCCTTGCAAACAGCAGGCTCCTATTCTGAAGCAACTTACCGAACGCTCCGGCGACAAGGTACGCGTGGTTAAAATTGACGTCGACAAAGCCCAGGCGGCTGCCCAGCAATATCAGATTCGGAGCATTCCGACCATGATTATGTTCAAGGATGGCAAAATCGTCTGGCGCCAGTCGGGTGTTCAACCCTTGACTACGCTGGAAGGCTTGGTCAGGCAGTTTGGCAACTAA
- a CDS encoding outer membrane beta-barrel protein → MKKLIFSLLLSAAGLASVQAQSNTLLVYGTVNYTTTKVDGTTGNTFSLSPGVGYQWNDNWTGGLNFSVGNAKTGLDKTSSFSVGPFIRYTQPLAGVFAIYGQLNTNYLSGKVANVNYNGFGATLFPAIGVNLKNSFALNFSFGSINFSSQKFDGSSSNATTFGIAFGSGASFGISKNFGLGK, encoded by the coding sequence ATGAAAAAATTGATTTTCAGCTTGTTATTATCAGCAGCCGGATTAGCGAGTGTACAGGCCCAAAGTAATACGCTGTTGGTGTACGGAACCGTCAATTATACGACTACGAAGGTAGACGGTACAACAGGCAATACTTTCAGTCTCTCACCGGGAGTAGGGTATCAATGGAATGATAACTGGACGGGCGGTCTGAATTTTAGCGTAGGCAATGCGAAAACGGGCCTCGATAAAACATCTTCATTTTCGGTTGGTCCCTTCATACGTTACACGCAACCGTTAGCCGGTGTTTTTGCCATTTATGGCCAGCTCAATACAAACTATTTGTCGGGTAAAGTCGCAAACGTCAACTACAATGGGTTTGGCGCAACTTTATTTCCGGCTATTGGCGTGAATCTGAAAAATAGTTTCGCCCTGAACTTCTCCTTCGGATCAATCAATTTCTCGTCTCAGAAATTCGATGGAAGCTCGTCGAACGCAACCACCTTTGGTATTGCTTTCGGTAGTGGAGCCAGTTTCGGTATTTCGAAAAACTTCGGCTTAGGTAAGTAG
- a CDS encoding AGE family epimerase/isomerase, with protein MTNETLLRCRQELHTHLTTELLPFWTARTADYVNGGFITHFDQHGRDSGEDEKSLIAQTRSIYTYSSAHRAGYGGETEDQPSLADLARHGVDYLLTRMWDNEHGGFYWMTNRKGEVLNDQKIVYGQSFAIYCLSEYTLATGDLRGVEYAEKVFDLLQKYASDTCYGGYFEMFDRAWTLKGPGAAGGNRKTLDAHMHLMEAFTSLYECTRQPIHRRKLLEVISLLVGRIMHPVYGTGVPQFWADWRVAPQIKFDIIWGWDRFTEDGVKREAEDNTSYGHNAEFAWLLLHALDVLEIPYETYFNKLQKALSHAADHGVDWEFGGVFVEGAHSGHVYDREKEFWQQAEVLIGFLDAYRIFGDEKYWKAYENVHRFVLDKMVNHEVGEWWPLMTRQGVPIWTHMSHSWKINYHTVRSMVQSIRRLDRLIET; from the coding sequence ATGACTAACGAAACCTTACTGCGGTGCCGTCAGGAACTGCACACCCACCTCACCACCGAGCTGTTACCGTTCTGGACAGCCCGAACCGCCGATTACGTAAACGGAGGCTTCATTACGCACTTCGATCAACACGGGCGTGATTCGGGTGAAGACGAGAAATCATTGATTGCTCAAACCCGCTCCATTTATACGTATTCGTCGGCACACCGGGCGGGATATGGCGGGGAAACTGAAGACCAGCCTTCTCTTGCTGATCTGGCCCGGCATGGCGTTGACTATCTGCTGACCCGCATGTGGGACAATGAACATGGCGGATTTTACTGGATGACCAACCGAAAGGGTGAGGTGCTGAACGATCAGAAAATCGTGTATGGGCAGAGTTTCGCCATTTACTGCCTGAGCGAATATACACTCGCAACGGGCGATCTGCGCGGGGTCGAGTACGCCGAAAAAGTATTCGATCTGCTGCAGAAATATGCATCAGATACCTGCTATGGCGGTTATTTTGAGATGTTCGACCGGGCCTGGACGCTTAAAGGACCAGGCGCTGCCGGCGGAAACCGGAAAACGCTTGATGCCCATATGCACCTGATGGAAGCGTTTACGAGTTTATACGAATGCACGCGTCAGCCCATTCATCGCCGGAAACTTCTGGAGGTGATTAGTTTATTGGTTGGGCGAATTATGCATCCCGTTTATGGAACAGGTGTGCCGCAGTTCTGGGCCGACTGGCGGGTAGCGCCCCAAATCAAATTCGACATTATCTGGGGCTGGGATCGCTTTACCGAAGATGGCGTTAAGCGGGAAGCCGAAGACAACACCAGCTATGGCCATAATGCGGAGTTTGCCTGGTTGTTGCTTCATGCGCTCGACGTACTCGAAATTCCCTACGAAACCTATTTCAACAAATTACAGAAAGCCTTGTCGCATGCGGCTGATCATGGCGTCGACTGGGAGTTTGGGGGCGTATTCGTCGAAGGGGCGCACAGTGGGCACGTATACGACCGGGAAAAGGAATTTTGGCAGCAGGCCGAAGTGCTCATCGGGTTTTTAGACGCCTATCGCATCTTCGGCGACGAAAAGTACTGGAAAGCCTACGAGAATGTGCACCGATTCGTGCTGGATAAAATGGTGAACCACGAAGTAGGGGAGTGGTGGCCCTTAATGACGCGGCAGGGGGTGCCAATCTGGACGCACATGAGCCATTCCTGGAAAATCAACTACCATACCGTTCGGTCGATGGTCCAGTCGATTCGGCGACTGGACAGATTAATCGAGACGTAA
- a CDS encoding bifunctional heptose 7-phosphate kinase/heptose 1-phosphate adenyltransferase: MTASDITALFQRFSTIRVGVIGDFALDLYFTLQTQTGERSLETKRDVFWGSHPRASLGAAGNVVQNLMALGIANCRVIGCVGNDLFGREMHYLLNTLGVDTRHLYTVPDGWDTCLYTKPNLNGQEANRIDFGVANQLADNLFATLITGLEEALTDLDVVVINQQFASPLLTESRMAVLNELIARFPTVRFLADMRDMGTQVRGATLKVNTTELANFLQIKAPESPDLDWCTRHGNAFRERSGGPLLITRGQAGMLYLDQRETQRAEGLSLRGELDTVGAGDTVVATWAACMGAGAAPTQAVQIANLAAAVTVQKLNQTGTASLSEILALHAMHANHD; the protein is encoded by the coding sequence ATGACTGCTTCCGACATAACGGCGCTCTTCCAACGATTTTCAACCATACGGGTGGGCGTTATCGGCGACTTTGCCCTCGATCTTTATTTTACCCTTCAAACCCAAACCGGCGAACGCTCTCTGGAAACCAAGCGGGATGTATTTTGGGGGAGTCATCCCAGAGCGTCCCTCGGCGCTGCAGGTAATGTTGTGCAGAATTTGATGGCGCTTGGTATAGCAAATTGCCGGGTGATCGGTTGTGTGGGCAATGATCTGTTTGGCCGCGAAATGCACTACCTGCTGAACACCCTCGGTGTCGATACGCGACACCTGTATACCGTTCCTGACGGATGGGACACGTGTTTATACACCAAGCCGAATTTGAATGGGCAGGAAGCGAACCGGATTGATTTCGGGGTAGCTAACCAACTCGCTGACAACCTGTTCGCTACACTGATTACTGGACTGGAGGAGGCTCTGACCGATCTGGATGTGGTGGTGATCAACCAGCAGTTTGCCAGTCCGCTCCTGACCGAAAGCCGGATGGCCGTGCTCAACGAATTGATCGCTCGCTTTCCAACTGTCCGGTTTCTGGCTGATATGCGCGATATGGGAACTCAGGTACGGGGAGCCACGCTGAAAGTGAACACAACCGAACTGGCTAATTTTCTACAGATCAAGGCGCCCGAATCGCCTGATCTGGATTGGTGCACTCGCCACGGAAACGCCTTTCGCGAACGGTCGGGTGGGCCGCTGCTCATTACGCGCGGTCAGGCGGGCATGCTTTATCTGGACCAACGCGAAACGCAACGGGCGGAAGGCTTGTCGCTCAGGGGCGAACTCGATACCGTTGGCGCAGGCGACACCGTGGTCGCTACCTGGGCCGCTTGTATGGGAGCCGGAGCCGCACCCACACAAGCTGTGCAAATCGCTAACCTGGCGGCTGCCGTCACCGTTCAGAAACTAAACCAGACGGGCACGGCCAGCCTATCCGAAATTCTGGCGTTGCACGCCATGCATGCTAACCATGACTAA
- a CDS encoding class I SAM-dependent methyltransferase, producing MNPWSQVPYADYERHMNHETVEQLALMSEITKEKVEQRYPQTVAVYGACTGNGFVHFVEARTVYAIDLNTAYLAVCYERYEPILNELILVQADINQDPVPIPPDSVDLIICHLFLEYVDLDRAFASIRQTLRRGGLLNVVLQRSNDSGWVSNTGVTTLQPVAAIAHELAEETLLQHTTPALRFEGRQTYRMPNGKSLISYDFIKQ from the coding sequence ATGAATCCCTGGAGCCAGGTTCCCTACGCTGATTATGAACGCCATATGAACCACGAGACCGTTGAGCAACTGGCGTTGATGAGCGAGATTACCAAAGAGAAAGTGGAGCAGCGTTATCCGCAGACAGTAGCGGTTTATGGAGCCTGTACCGGCAATGGGTTTGTCCACTTTGTGGAGGCCCGGACCGTGTATGCCATAGATCTTAATACGGCCTACCTGGCTGTCTGCTATGAGCGATACGAGCCTATTTTGAATGAACTGATTCTGGTGCAGGCGGATATTAATCAGGATCCCGTTCCAATTCCTCCTGACTCGGTCGATCTGATTATCTGCCATTTGTTTCTGGAATACGTCGATCTGGACCGCGCGTTTGCCAGCATCCGACAAACGCTCCGGCGGGGAGGTCTGCTAAACGTTGTGCTTCAGCGAAGTAACGATAGCGGTTGGGTGAGCAACACGGGCGTAACGACGCTTCAGCCCGTGGCCGCCATTGCCCATGAACTAGCCGAAGAGACCTTATTGCAGCATACAACACCAGCGTTGCGTTTTGAGGGGCGGCAGACCTACCGAATGCCCAACGGCAAGAGCCTGATTTCGTATGATTTTATTAAGCAGTAG
- a CDS encoding D-arabinono-1,4-lactone oxidase has protein sequence MEKRTFLKLSSTLLATPVLSPLVGLVADEKLKNWAGNYEYSTDRLYPAKSIGQVQELIKKYPKVKVLGTRHCFNGIADSKDNLLSLKAMDDVVALDTKAHTVTVDASMKYGQLAPYLDGKGFALHNLASLPHISIAGACATATHGSGVKNGNLSTAVSGMEIITAAGEIRTLSRAKDGDAFRAAVVHLGALGVVTKVTLDIQPTFLMRQYVYENLPMAQLKDHFETIASAGYSVSLFTDWQKGRINEVWIKQRIDKGAKVEPAAPTYFGATLAKKNVHPIVELSAVNCTEQMGVPGPWYERMPHFRMGFTPSSGKELQSEYFVPRKNAIEAILAVERLRDQVSPHLMISELRTIDADNLWMSPCYKQPSLAIHFTWKQDWAAVRKVLPLIEKELAPFSPRPHWGKLFTMAPAQLQSRYEKLPAFKQIVQEYDPKGKFRNAFLSTNLYGIVG, from the coding sequence ATGGAAAAAAGAACTTTTCTCAAACTATCGTCTACTCTTTTGGCAACCCCTGTATTATCTCCGCTCGTTGGTCTGGTGGCCGACGAAAAATTGAAAAACTGGGCTGGTAATTACGAATACAGCACCGACCGGCTCTACCCGGCCAAATCAATTGGGCAGGTTCAGGAGCTTATCAAAAAATACCCAAAGGTAAAGGTGCTGGGCACACGCCACTGTTTTAACGGAATTGCAGACAGTAAAGACAATCTGCTTTCGCTTAAAGCAATGGATGACGTGGTGGCCCTGGATACAAAAGCCCATACCGTAACGGTCGATGCCAGTATGAAATACGGTCAACTGGCCCCTTACCTGGATGGGAAAGGATTTGCCCTGCATAACTTAGCGTCGTTGCCTCATATTTCTATTGCCGGTGCCTGCGCGACGGCAACACACGGGTCTGGTGTGAAAAACGGAAACCTGTCGACGGCGGTGTCTGGCATGGAAATTATCACTGCGGCAGGTGAGATACGGACATTATCCCGTGCTAAAGACGGTGATGCCTTCCGGGCCGCCGTTGTCCACCTAGGCGCGCTGGGCGTTGTAACGAAGGTCACCCTCGATATTCAGCCTACCTTTCTGATGCGCCAGTATGTCTACGAAAACCTGCCCATGGCGCAACTCAAGGATCATTTTGAGACTATTGCATCGGCAGGCTACAGCGTAAGCTTGTTCACCGACTGGCAGAAGGGCCGCATCAACGAAGTCTGGATCAAACAGCGCATCGATAAAGGGGCTAAGGTCGAACCCGCGGCTCCAACGTACTTTGGGGCTACGCTGGCTAAAAAGAATGTCCATCCCATTGTTGAGCTTTCGGCCGTGAACTGCACCGAGCAAATGGGCGTGCCCGGCCCCTGGTACGAACGTATGCCGCACTTCCGTATGGGCTTCACGCCCAGCAGCGGGAAAGAACTCCAATCCGAGTATTTCGTTCCCCGAAAAAATGCCATAGAAGCGATTCTGGCTGTTGAGCGGCTCCGTGATCAGGTCAGCCCACACCTGATGATTTCGGAACTGCGTACTATCGACGCCGATAACCTCTGGATGAGTCCCTGTTACAAGCAACCCAGTCTGGCGATTCATTTTACCTGGAAACAGGATTGGGCCGCCGTCCGGAAGGTACTACCACTGATCGAAAAAGAACTGGCCCCCTTCAGCCCAAGGCCGCACTGGGGCAAGTTATTTACGATGGCTCCTGCACAGCTTCAGTCACGCTACGAAAAGCTGCCCGCGTTCAAACAGATCGTGCAGGAATATGACCCAAAGGGTAAGTTTCGGAATGCGTTCCTGAGTACAAATCTGTATGGAATTGTGGGTTAA